The Tenacibaculum jejuense genome includes a window with the following:
- the uvrA gene encoding excinuclease ABC subunit UvrA: MKVDITKVNPKENIIIKGASLHNLKDIDVVIPRNKLVVITGLSGSGKSSLAFDTLYAEGQRRYVESLSSYARQFLGKLNKPKVDYIKGIAPAIAIEQKVNSTNPRSTVGTSTEIYDYIKLLYARIGRTFSPISGNEVKKHTVTDVVNHVKSLKEQTKLLLIAPVVLPEKRTIESLLQVLKQQGYARIKYNNKVYRIDKFPIEDFKGNSIDLVVDRVVVQHDEDFYNRLADAIQTAFFEGKGFCYIENLETEAKTEFSNKFELDGITFLEPNTHLFSFNNPYGACPTCEGYGNVIGIDEDLVIPNTGLSIYEDAIFPFRTDAYKWYKENLILHADSYNIPIHKPWFELTEEQQNLVWEGTDKFMGIHHLFNELEEKSYKIQNRVMLSRYRGKTKCHECDGKRLRKEANYVRVSGKTISDLVNLPLDELSVFFKSITLNEYEEKIAKRLLTEINNRLQFLTDVGLSYLTLNRTSNTLSGGESQRINLATSLGSSLVGSMYILDEPSIGLHPKDTERLIKVLKNLRDLGNTVIVVEHDEDIMKEADYIIDIGPEAGTHGGKVVAEGTYDELIKSKTLTAEYLSETLEIEVPKQRRKTKNFIKILGARENNLKNIDVTFPLNNLTVITGVSGSGKSTLVKKLLYPIMQKKLIGYGDKIGQYTDVEGSYENLKHVEFIDQNPIGRSSRSNPVTYIKAYDDIRKLLSTQKLSKIRNYQPKHFSFNVEGGRCEVCKGEGVVTIEMQFMADVHLQCDHCKGKRFKKEILEVNFEGKNIDDILNLTIDDAIDFFTENGAIKIAKKLKPLQDVGLGYVQLGQSSSTLSGGEAQRIKLASFLMKGNTKDKALFIFDEPTTGLHFHDIKKLLASFNALIEKGHSIIVIEHNIDLIKCADHIIDLGIEGGKKGGNLIFEGTPEGLTKENQSLTGIFIKEKLKN, encoded by the coding sequence ATGAAAGTAGACATTACTAAAGTAAATCCTAAAGAGAATATCATCATAAAAGGAGCATCATTGCATAATTTGAAAGATATTGATGTTGTTATTCCTAGAAATAAACTTGTGGTTATAACCGGACTTTCTGGGTCGGGTAAATCTTCATTAGCTTTTGATACTTTGTATGCAGAAGGCCAGCGTAGATATGTAGAAAGTTTATCTTCTTATGCTCGACAGTTCTTAGGAAAACTAAACAAACCGAAAGTAGATTATATTAAAGGGATTGCTCCAGCTATTGCCATTGAACAAAAGGTAAATTCTACGAATCCAAGATCTACTGTTGGAACTTCTACTGAAATTTACGATTACATAAAATTATTATACGCAAGAATAGGTAGAACCTTCTCTCCTATTTCTGGAAATGAAGTCAAAAAACATACAGTAACCGATGTTGTAAATCACGTAAAATCATTAAAAGAACAAACAAAACTTCTTTTAATTGCTCCAGTTGTTCTTCCTGAAAAGAGAACTATTGAATCTTTATTACAAGTTTTAAAACAACAAGGTTATGCCAGAATAAAATACAATAACAAGGTTTATCGAATTGATAAATTTCCTATTGAAGATTTCAAAGGAAATAGTATTGATTTAGTAGTAGATAGAGTTGTTGTTCAACACGATGAAGATTTCTACAACCGCTTAGCTGACGCTATTCAAACAGCTTTTTTTGAAGGAAAAGGATTTTGTTATATTGAAAATTTAGAAACAGAAGCTAAAACAGAATTTAGTAATAAATTTGAGTTAGACGGTATTACTTTTTTAGAACCAAATACACATCTTTTCAGTTTTAATAATCCTTACGGAGCCTGTCCTACTTGTGAAGGATACGGAAATGTAATTGGCATCGATGAAGATTTGGTAATTCCTAACACAGGTCTATCTATTTATGAAGATGCAATTTTCCCATTTAGAACAGATGCCTATAAATGGTACAAAGAAAATTTAATTTTACATGCAGATAGTTACAATATTCCAATTCACAAACCTTGGTTCGAACTTACAGAAGAACAACAAAATTTAGTTTGGGAAGGAACAGATAAATTCATGGGAATTCATCATCTGTTTAACGAATTAGAAGAAAAAAGTTATAAAATTCAGAACAGAGTTATGTTATCTCGCTACAGAGGTAAAACTAAATGTCATGAATGCGACGGAAAGCGCTTAAGAAAAGAAGCAAATTATGTTCGTGTAAGTGGTAAAACAATTTCTGATTTGGTAAATCTTCCGCTTGACGAATTGAGCGTATTCTTTAAATCTATTACCTTAAATGAATATGAAGAGAAAATAGCAAAACGATTATTAACTGAAATTAATAATAGACTGCAATTTTTAACTGATGTTGGATTAAGTTACCTTACATTAAATCGAACATCTAATACATTATCAGGAGGAGAAAGTCAACGTATTAACTTGGCTACTTCTTTAGGAAGCTCGTTAGTTGGTTCTATGTATATTTTAGACGAGCCAAGTATTGGACTTCATCCAAAAGATACAGAACGTTTAATTAAAGTTCTTAAAAACTTACGTGACCTTGGAAATACGGTAATTGTAGTTGAACATGATGAAGATATCATGAAAGAAGCCGATTACATTATCGATATTGGACCAGAAGCTGGAACTCACGGAGGAAAAGTTGTAGCAGAAGGAACTTACGATGAACTAATAAAATCGAAAACTCTTACTGCTGAATATTTATCTGAAACCCTGGAAATTGAAGTTCCTAAACAACGAAGAAAAACTAAGAATTTCATTAAAATCTTAGGAGCTAGAGAGAATAATCTTAAAAACATAGATGTAACTTTCCCTCTAAATAACTTAACTGTAATCACAGGAGTTTCTGGTAGTGGTAAAAGTACACTTGTAAAAAAATTACTGTACCCAATTATGCAGAAGAAATTAATTGGTTATGGAGATAAAATAGGTCAATACACAGATGTTGAAGGAAGTTATGAAAACTTAAAGCACGTAGAGTTTATCGACCAAAATCCGATAGGTAGATCATCTCGATCAAACCCTGTTACTTACATAAAAGCTTACGACGATATCCGTAAACTTCTATCTACACAGAAATTATCTAAAATTAGAAACTATCAACCCAAACACTTTTCTTTTAATGTAGAAGGTGGTCGTTGCGAAGTTTGTAAAGGCGAAGGTGTAGTTACTATAGAAATGCAATTTATGGCCGATGTGCATTTACAATGTGATCATTGTAAAGGTAAACGCTTTAAAAAAGAAATATTAGAAGTTAATTTTGAAGGAAAGAATATTGACGATATTTTAAACTTAACTATTGATGATGCAATTGACTTTTTTACAGAAAATGGCGCAATTAAAATAGCTAAAAAATTAAAACCTCTTCAAGATGTTGGTTTAGGATATGTACAATTAGGGCAATCTTCTTCTACTTTATCTGGTGGTGAAGCGCAACGTATAAAATTAGCTTCATTTTTAATGAAAGGAAATACAAAAGATAAAGCCTTATTCATTTTTGATGAACCTACTACAGGATTACATTTTCACGATATAAAGAAGCTTTTAGCCTCTTTTAACGCCTTAATTGAAAAAGGACATTCAATAATTGTTATTGAGCATAATATCGACCTTATAAAGTGTGCTGATCACATCATAGACCTTGGTATTGAGGGTGGTAAGAAAGGTGGTAACTTAATTTTTGAGGGAACGCCAGAGGGTCTCACAAAAGAAAATCAGTCATTAACTGGAATTTTTATTAAAGAAAAGTTAAAAAATTGA